One stretch of Akkermansia sp. RCC_12PD DNA includes these proteins:
- the pyrF gene encoding orotidine-5'-phosphate decarboxylase, with protein sequence MSISFTDKLAARIEKTGSALCVGLDPRPVMDDLQAVPVLLRKVVEETAPYAAAFKPNIAYFEAMGLRGLEMLEELLPDMPDDVPVVLDVKRGDIGETQKYYAQAYFERLGVDAVTLSPFMGYDTLEPFLDYEGKGVYLLTITSNPGSSDIERRELSDGRKVYELVGDMVRRSMQEDRKTSVGMVVGLTNADSDILARIPDAPLLIPGLGAQGGDLSSLSGSGHAAPPLINVSRGIMYQNPELGFAEKAQTFAARIREALDY encoded by the coding sequence ATGAGCATTTCTTTTACGGATAAACTTGCCGCCCGCATTGAAAAGACCGGTTCCGCGTTGTGCGTGGGCCTGGATCCGCGCCCTGTCATGGATGATTTGCAGGCCGTTCCGGTCCTGCTGCGGAAGGTGGTGGAGGAAACCGCTCCTTATGCGGCCGCGTTCAAGCCGAATATCGCCTATTTCGAGGCCATGGGACTGCGCGGTCTGGAAATGCTGGAAGAATTGCTGCCTGATATGCCGGATGACGTTCCCGTGGTGCTGGACGTCAAGCGCGGCGACATCGGAGAGACCCAGAAGTATTATGCACAAGCCTATTTTGAACGCCTGGGTGTGGATGCCGTTACGCTGAGCCCCTTCATGGGGTATGATACTTTGGAACCTTTTCTGGATTACGAAGGCAAGGGCGTTTATTTGCTGACGATTACGTCCAATCCCGGTTCTTCCGACATCGAACGCCGGGAGCTGTCGGACGGACGCAAGGTATATGAGCTGGTGGGAGACATGGTACGGCGGTCCATGCAGGAAGACCGCAAAACGTCCGTAGGCATGGTGGTGGGTCTGACCAATGCCGATTCCGACATTTTGGCGCGCATCCCGGACGCTCCTCTGTTGATTCCCGGACTGGGTGCCCAGGGAGGCGATCTTTCCAGCCTGAGCGGTTCCGGCCATGCGGCGCCTCCCCTGATCAACGTGTCCCGCGGTATCATGTACCAGAATCCGGAATTGGGCTTTGCGGAAAAGGCGCAGACGTTTGCCGCCCGTATCCGTGAGGCTTTGGATTATTGA
- a CDS encoding TonB family protein → MDENPRIVRLKPRSSSKPAILIALGAAVGVQVALCAVLVAIHYQEWWLPSIQKGEIVMEFVAPSDEVLEEVNEVSPVPVDPAVAPPTVSSVPAIATDEDLLAVELPDHEHSPDVEDIRPDVPESEFLPEELVAMQINMREVKPRPAVKKPVVPVAGHAVPDENVTPDKKVRYKHAPSLPGSVNSSRVGKVNAVVKVVVGVNARGEPTSVNLLQSTGKAELDRLFMRWVKENWTFYPAEKDGVPIASKVVVPVRLNID, encoded by the coding sequence ATGGATGAAAATCCCCGGATTGTGAGGCTCAAGCCTCGTTCCTCCTCCAAACCTGCAATATTGATTGCTCTGGGGGCGGCTGTGGGCGTTCAGGTAGCCTTGTGCGCCGTGCTGGTGGCCATCCATTATCAGGAATGGTGGCTTCCTTCCATCCAGAAGGGAGAAATTGTCATGGAGTTCGTGGCTCCATCCGATGAGGTGCTTGAAGAAGTGAATGAGGTGAGCCCCGTTCCCGTGGACCCTGCGGTTGCTCCGCCAACCGTCAGTTCCGTTCCGGCCATCGCCACGGATGAAGACCTTCTCGCCGTGGAACTGCCGGACCATGAACATTCGCCGGATGTGGAGGATATCCGTCCCGATGTCCCGGAAAGCGAATTTCTGCCGGAGGAACTGGTCGCCATGCAGATCAACATGAGGGAGGTAAAACCCCGCCCTGCCGTGAAAAAACCGGTGGTTCCCGTTGCCGGACACGCCGTGCCGGATGAGAATGTCACTCCGGACAAAAAGGTGCGTTATAAACATGCTCCGTCCTTGCCCGGTTCCGTAAATTCCTCTAGGGTGGGCAAGGTGAATGCCGTGGTGAAAGTCGTGGTGGGGGTAAATGCCCGTGGCGAACCTACATCTGTCAATCTCCTCCAGTCTACCGGAAAGGCGGAATTGGACCGCCTTTTCATGCGCTGGGTGAAGGAGAATTGGACTTTTTATCCGGCAGAAAAGGATGGCGTGCCCATAGCTTCCAAGGTGGTGGTGCCCGTCCGGCTGAACATCGATTAA
- a CDS encoding putative manganese-dependent inorganic diphosphatase: protein MIPEQTERRPIYVIGHQNPDTDAICSAIGNAEFLRTHGEPDAIAARCGEMTLRTSWVLEKAGVPEPVLIHDVTPTAGTICRRDVISVSPDDTFLTAYRRMTENSLQTIPVIDADRNLHGLLRYFDLLSLLMPLNMTEMNVRSVFSSLSNIAGTIDGKCLTGETLSEEETQNILLVGASSEPSVRTRLANYKRKGIVQDLVVICGDRPNVQLYAVEHGVRALVTTAGSSPSLDIIETAQATGTCILSTPWDTASVGQLIRCSRKVREQVHTDYAVFPENMPLPELRQAAVKRKQALFPVMSVRTNKMIGVLSKTDLVDPPRTRVALVDHNEFSQAVKGVEEAEIVEVMDHHRLGTQLSTRDPIRFLNEPVGSTSTLVARRFYHRDAEPSRSTAICLCAGILSDTLNLTSPTTARADREMLEWLTGIARIDAKKFTEEFFATGSLLRSKTAPTAIVQADRKTFTEYGHKISISQIEEIGMYGLKEVQEDLLDELRKLEKEEDLKLACLLVTDIVTHDSMLLAVGDEEVLEHIEYERLGPNLFAAKDVVSRKKQLFPAISRALKVL from the coding sequence ATGATTCCGGAGCAAACAGAGAGAAGGCCCATTTACGTGATCGGGCACCAGAATCCGGATACGGACGCCATCTGCTCCGCCATAGGAAATGCGGAGTTTTTGAGAACTCACGGAGAACCTGATGCCATAGCCGCCCGGTGCGGAGAGATGACGCTGAGGACTTCATGGGTGTTGGAGAAGGCCGGAGTGCCGGAACCTGTGTTGATTCACGACGTGACGCCCACTGCCGGGACGATTTGCCGACGGGATGTGATCAGCGTGAGCCCGGATGATACGTTTTTGACGGCATACCGCAGAATGACGGAAAATTCCCTCCAGACTATTCCGGTGATTGATGCGGACCGCAATCTACATGGCCTGCTGCGTTATTTTGACTTGTTGAGCCTCCTGATGCCGCTGAACATGACGGAGATGAATGTACGGTCCGTCTTTTCCAGCCTGAGCAACATTGCCGGAACCATTGACGGCAAGTGCCTGACCGGAGAGACGCTGAGCGAGGAAGAGACCCAGAATATCCTGCTGGTGGGCGCTTCCAGCGAACCGAGCGTGCGGACGAGGCTGGCCAATTACAAGCGGAAGGGAATCGTGCAGGACCTGGTGGTGATTTGCGGAGACCGTCCGAATGTGCAGTTGTACGCGGTGGAACACGGAGTGCGCGCCCTGGTGACGACGGCGGGTTCCTCTCCCTCCCTGGATATTATTGAAACCGCCCAAGCCACGGGGACCTGCATTCTGAGCACACCTTGGGATACGGCCAGTGTCGGCCAGTTGATCCGCTGTTCCCGGAAGGTCAGGGAACAGGTTCACACGGATTATGCGGTGTTTCCCGAGAATATGCCTCTCCCGGAACTGCGGCAGGCCGCCGTCAAGCGCAAGCAGGCCCTGTTTCCGGTAATGAGCGTGAGAACAAACAAGATGATCGGCGTCCTGAGCAAGACGGATCTTGTCGATCCGCCCCGTACGCGTGTGGCCCTGGTGGATCATAACGAGTTTTCTCAGGCCGTCAAGGGTGTGGAAGAAGCGGAAATCGTGGAGGTAATGGACCATCACCGCCTGGGGACCCAGCTTTCTACGCGCGATCCCATCCGTTTTCTGAATGAGCCGGTGGGTTCCACCTCCACCCTGGTGGCGCGGAGGTTCTATCATCGCGATGCGGAGCCTTCCCGGTCCACGGCCATCTGTCTGTGCGCCGGCATTTTATCGGACACGCTGAACCTGACTTCTCCCACTACTGCCCGGGCGGACCGGGAAATGCTGGAATGGCTCACCGGAATTGCTAGGATAGACGCCAAGAAGTTTACAGAAGAGTTTTTTGCCACCGGCTCCCTGCTGCGTTCCAAAACGGCTCCCACCGCCATTGTGCAGGCAGACCGCAAGACATTTACCGAATATGGCCACAAGATCAGCATTTCCCAGATTGAGGAAATTGGCATGTACGGCCTGAAGGAGGTTCAGGAAGATTTGCTGGATGAACTCCGGAAGCTTGAAAAGGAAGAGGATTTGAAGCTGGCCTGCCTGTTGGTAACGGATATCGTCACACATGATTCCATGCTGCTGGCGGTCGGTGATGAGGAAGTGCTGGAGCACATAGAGTACGAGCGCCTGGGTCCCAACCTGTTTGCCGCCAAGGACGTAGTCAGCCGCAAGAAACAACTGTTTCCGGCCATTTCCCGCGCCTTGAAGGTATTATAG
- a CDS encoding endonuclease/exonuclease/phosphatase family protein has product MHRLRRRKHLAEPPALSGVNQLGKALGCVSLCLWVIIATIFWSGSDTMAFMTSLPLWACCLMFAFPALIAWLVFGSRIGLLGVIVWVAYGIMTTDFLQPISRTGMEYYKMPPSPDNRHIRILTLYGACGENPPIEQISKLRADVIFLQGCSNHNRTLKFAYSIFGRTAHIKQIGSCAIIVRHGQMGPVHSITDTAGLIVDWIPESSSLAIRLINLSLDPFEHRFDLYSPACWKYFHTLRFVHRKQIQYLFDTLREVGVQGGELPIILAGNFNAAPQSPIFVKFNKDFQDCFKLKGAGYGATQPVDFPLLRLDRVFCTHPLRPERACTVLVPDTFRRSILADISMP; this is encoded by the coding sequence GTGCACAGGCTCAGAAGACGCAAACACCTGGCGGAACCGCCCGCGCTATCCGGAGTCAACCAGCTCGGGAAAGCTCTGGGTTGTGTCTCCCTGTGCCTGTGGGTCATCATTGCCACCATCTTCTGGTCCGGATCGGACACGATGGCGTTCATGACTTCCCTGCCCCTCTGGGCATGCTGCCTCATGTTCGCCTTCCCGGCGCTTATTGCGTGGCTGGTCTTCGGCTCGCGCATCGGCCTTCTGGGCGTCATTGTCTGGGTTGCCTACGGCATCATGACTACGGACTTTCTCCAGCCGATCTCCAGAACCGGCATGGAGTATTACAAAATGCCCCCATCCCCCGACAACCGCCATATAAGAATACTCACCTTGTACGGCGCATGCGGGGAGAACCCGCCCATTGAACAGATATCCAAGCTCCGGGCGGATGTCATCTTCCTCCAGGGCTGCAGCAACCACAACCGCACGCTCAAATTCGCCTACAGCATCTTCGGCCGCACCGCCCATATCAAGCAGATAGGAAGTTGCGCCATTATCGTCCGCCACGGACAAATGGGACCGGTACACAGCATCACAGACACGGCAGGTCTCATCGTGGACTGGATTCCGGAAAGCTCATCCCTGGCGATACGGCTGATCAATCTCAGCCTGGATCCCTTTGAACACCGTTTTGACCTGTACTCCCCCGCCTGTTGGAAGTACTTCCATACCCTCCGCTTTGTCCACCGCAAACAAATCCAGTACCTGTTCGACACTCTCCGGGAAGTGGGGGTTCAGGGAGGGGAACTACCCATCATTCTGGCGGGGAACTTTAATGCGGCGCCTCAATCCCCCATTTTTGTAAAATTCAACAAGGACTTTCAGGACTGCTTCAAACTCAAAGGGGCCGGATACGGCGCCACGCAGCCCGTGGATTTTCCCCTGCTCCGTCTGGACCGCGTCTTCTGCACGCATCCACTCCGTCCGGAACGGGCCTGCACCGTCCTTGTTCCGGACACGTTCAGACGTTCCATTCTGGCGGATATATCCATGCCGTAA
- a CDS encoding YbaB/EbfC family nucleoid-associated protein, with product MNIMKMMKQVQQMQSGLAAAQEKLASQTVTSEGAGGKVKVTATCDGNITELFIDPSIIDPSDAEFLQELVLKTINDAIVKGKETAAAEMKKLTGGLDLPPGMGI from the coding sequence ATGAATATTATGAAAATGATGAAGCAGGTCCAGCAAATGCAATCCGGACTTGCCGCCGCCCAGGAAAAACTGGCCTCCCAGACCGTCACCTCGGAAGGTGCGGGCGGCAAGGTTAAAGTTACCGCTACCTGTGACGGCAACATTACGGAACTATTCATTGATCCCTCCATCATTGACCCCTCAGATGCGGAATTCCTTCAGGAGCTTGTGTTGAAAACCATCAATGACGCCATCGTCAAAGGCAAGGAAACCGCTGCGGCAGAAATGAAGAAACTGACCGGAGGGCTGGATCTACCTCCCGGCATGGGCATTTAA